The sequence ATTCAGAAGTGCGTCTATGGCAAAGCTCTGTTCCGCATTGCGTGGATTGATGCCATAGGCTGTAGCTTTATCAACTTTTCGTATTCGGTCACGCACGGGGTCCATGGTAATCAGAACGGATTTTCTGTCACTTCGCAGAATGGCAAATTCATTGGATCGAAGCGGAACGCTGAGAGGCAAATCCTCTACCGCAATCTCAAAGGGGGTTTGATGAAGCCTGTCAATGATGGATGGAGGTATATTATCTTCTGTTCTGTAGCCCGAGTAGAGTTCCCGGATGTCCCGGATATGATCGGTTGTATAATCTTCCGATTTTAGTCCCAGTGCTTTGGCTTTCATTCTGAGATTGACGTCTTTGGTGACCAGGGTGACTTCTTTACCCGGGTTTTCTTCTTTGAGTCTGTAGGCTGTGTTAAGAATCTGGTGGTCGGCTTTTTTGGCATCGAAGTTCCGTGCAACTTCTTCGTGAAATGGCTGCTGAAGATGGATGGCGAGTCTTCCCTTTTCTTTGCCTATGGGAACACCTCCATTGAAAAGCTGATTTCCGCTCATGCTGTCAATGGCTCGTAGGAATTCCCTTGCGTGATAATTCAGGATGCCACTGCCTCGCTTGAACTGATCAAGTTCTTCTATGACGCTGATAGGGATAATGATATCGTTATCCTTGAATTGATAAACACATGAGCTGTCGTGGAGAATAACATTGGTGTCAAGTACAAAGAATTTTCTTTGATTGTGAGACATGAGACTCCTTGGATTGAGCTGTTTTTTGGGATCTGCGTGCCTGTATCCATGTTTCAACGCAGGAAAGGAGGGCAGGTATATGCTCCATGGCTGCGTTTAAAAGCCTTCCACGAGAAAAGGCGTGCATCGTGTGGCAATACTTCCCCGCCGTATCCATAGTCGAATGCGAGATACGGTCCGTCCTTCAATATCCACAATCTTGGGCAGTTCTTCCACAAAGGCAATGTCTTTAATATGGAATTCATAGTAAAAAGGATCGCAGCCTTGTGGGTCGGCGAGAAGGAACAGCTTTTCTGCGTCAAAGGGGTGTTTTTTGGGTGATCCGCAAAATGGCAGGTGACTTTTTTTAAGAAGCCTTATGCGGTCCGTGTCTTTGAAGGAAGCAATATCAAGCTTAGGAATGGTTTCCAAGAAGAGGTTGGCGTTCATGGGAAATCACCTCCTGACGGGTTGTATAAACATTATGGAAAAAACAGACTCCGTATGGCCTGAAAAGTCTGTTTCTTTATACCGTCATTTGTTTTTTATGGAAAGCTGCTTCTGCACAATACCTTATGGATGTGCCGGGCACAGAGCTTGGGTTCTTCCAGGGGGAAAAAGTGGCCGATTCGGGGCAGGGTTTCCAGGGTGCAGAAAGGTATTTCCCTTGTGAGACGCAGGGCGGCATCTTCCGAAAAAAGGTGGGAATTTTCTCCTCTTATAATATGGACAGGGCAGGATATACGGCGAGCGTAGTGCCATGTGTCCATGGGAACGCTTTCGTAGAAGCGGGCTTCCAGTTCCGGCATACAGGAAAGCTCATACCCGTTTTCGGAGGAGGCTCGTAAACCTTGTGAAAGAAAACCATGCAGACTTTCCTGATGCCATAACCG is a genomic window of Desulfobotulus pelophilus containing:
- a CDS encoding PhoH family protein, giving the protein MSHNQRKFFVLDTNVILHDSSCVYQFKDNDIIIPISVIEELDQFKRGSGILNYHAREFLRAIDSMSGNQLFNGGVPIGKEKGRLAIHLQQPFHEEVARNFDAKKADHQILNTAYRLKEENPGKEVTLVTKDVNLRMKAKALGLKSEDYTTDHIRDIRELYSGYRTEDNIPPSIIDRLHQTPFEIAVEDLPLSVPLRSNEFAILRSDRKSVLITMDPVRDRIRKVDKATAYGINPRNAEQSFAIDALLNDDIPLVTITGKAGTGKTLLALAAALERRENYRQIFIARPNVPLSNRDLGYLPGDVKSKLDPYMQPLYDNLTVIQNQFSCHDKKKQRVKELIEDEKIVVSPLPYIRGRSLVKIYFIIDEAQNLTPHEVKTILTRAGENTKIVFTGDIFQIDHPYLDTQSNGLSYLVEKMEGQDKHAHIDLVRGERSALSELAIQLL
- a CDS encoding inorganic pyrophosphatase Ppa is translated as MNANLFLETIPKLDIASFKDTDRIRLLKKSHLPFCGSPKKHPFDAEKLFLLADPQGCDPFYYEFHIKDIAFVEELPKIVDIEGRTVSRIRLWIRRGSIATRCTPFLVEGF